DNA from Solanum stenotomum isolate F172 chromosome 3, ASM1918654v1, whole genome shotgun sequence:
tcattttcacccaagactccaaaacataaaacaagctactaggaactcttggcctcaagcttgaataagaatagaaggaatgagataaggatatcaacactctcaacaaccttgctATTCAAcctaccatcccccacttagaagaaaacccaattaaggcaaacatgaaaaacaacaCCATAGAAACCTCATCAAGACATTCATGACCATAAGGAACTAAAACTTACCGGCGCCTTCATTCGGATTAGCTTCCTTGTCCTTGctagcttggagagcatagaaacgaCCATAATTTGGAGGAATAGGAACCGTTCCATCTTTAGAAGCTTGCTTTGCCTCCCTTCCTCTAGCCGTAAAAGTAGGACAATCTTTCACCTTGTGATCATTcttcccacaaccatagcatccattagtaccggctaggcacttcccatagTGCCTCTTGCCACAAGTGGTGCAAGTAGGTTTAGAAAATTGAGATCCACCACCTTTATCTTGGTtaaccttaggagcacttgaaAAATCTTGATCTTGAgccctcttcttgaacctaggttgactTTGCTCATCGGATCTACCCCTCTTCACATTCCTATTcatcctcttaagtttggactcctcaatggattgagcatacactatgagcctagaaatgttcatgtcatTATGGAGCATTGCCGTATGGCACTCTTCCTTGACTAGGTCGGATACGCCGgtcacaaacctactcatctcatccctagggtttgacaccaaagatggggcatacttagacaattgggtaaacctcaaggaatactcttgcacactcatattaccttgccgaagattgataaactcctcaaccttacactccctcatctcacggggaaagtacctaccaaggaaagcttccttaaactcctcccattctataggatcCGCTCCCACCGGCCTATTAgccttccattgagtgaaccaaatttgggcaacatctttcaattgataggagGCAAGCTCCGCCTTTTCTCttgaagtcacccccatagcactcactaccttatacacttcatccaaaaattcttggggatcctctcccaccttagAACCTAGAAAcaccggaggattcatcctcacaaagtctctcaacttagaagccatagtaccctcattagcattcaccctaggccccataTCTCTAGTCGCTTGAGCCGCCATGGCTCGGGCCAAGATTAAGAAAGCcgacctaatctcttcattggtCATATCCGGGGGAACCACCGGAACCTCATTCTCTTGCTCACCTATAGGAACTTGATTGCATTGCACACCTTGACCATTTTGCACAACTTGGGGAGGAACTTCCTCATTCACATCCTCTTCTCCTACTCTCCTTGCGGGTCTCcctcttgtattcatatcctataaacacaagagaaggataaggataagaacacttatagaaccacactctaaggcacgactttaagaatatgaaagaagtgtaacttctagcatcctatagcctctcgctcatagatgtgtcgcgactcacaccgatgaacaagactctactagatgtggcatGTGAGACATcgatcctaaaaaaaaaatttccaaaatcttatgctctgataccatgtttgtcacgacccgggagcacccccaagtcgtaacaaggcgtactcgaccccgaaggggtcttatacaagccacatagtcattcattgcattcaataatgaaaatagtgcggaataaaaaaaaaaaacttatttacatccacacatttaaacttcttaaaacaactttaaaaacacacagcggaagtctaagtctcacatggccatcttagacacagtcgcaaaacataagtagggacacggccctttacaatcaaaagaagtctattacatgaacaaaagaacttaaaagtcttgtcctcgaatccatgaggacataccaagtcttggaggaaagcaatccaacacttcaaactagctaggagggatcacttgccggaacctacacttatagtaaaaatatgaagaatatgggttagtacacaaaatg
Protein-coding regions in this window:
- the LOC125858931 gene encoding uncharacterized protein LOC125858931, which encodes MNTRGRPARRVGEEDVNEEVPPQVVQNGQGVQCNQVPIGEQENEVPVVPPDMTNEEIRSAFLILARAMAAQATRDMGPRVNANEGTMASKLRDFVRMNPPVFLGSKVGEDPQEFLDEVYKVVSAMGVTSREKAELASYQLKDVAQIWFTQWKANRPVGADPIEWEEFKEAFLGRYFPREMRECKVEEFINLRQGNMSVQEYSLRFTQLSKYAPSLVSNPRDEMSRFVTGVSDLVKEECHTAMLHNDMNISRLIVYAQSIEESKLKRMNRNVKRGRSDEQSQPRFKKRAQDQDFSSAPKVNQDKGGGSQFSKPTCTTCGKRHYGKCLAGTNGCYGCGKNDHKVKDCPTFTARGREAKQASKDGTVPIPPNYGRFYALQASKDKEANPNEGAGSGK